A stretch of the Marinobacter sp. JH2 genome encodes the following:
- a CDS encoding protein-L-isoaspartate(D-aspartate) O-methyltransferase — protein MNAQIEGIGMTSRRTRMRLVQRLRESGIESDRVLEVIGQIPRHIFLDEALSHRAYEDTALPIGYSQTLSQPYIVARMTELLLAHEPIRVLELGTGSGYQTSVLSQLFKEVYSVERIRPLQERARDRLRQLNVRNVMLKHADGGMGWPDRGPFDGIIVTAAPTDVPKELLDQLADGGVLIAPVGEHDQVLVEIVRKGDNFERRELEPVKFVPLLGGVVR, from the coding sequence ATGAACGCACAGATCGAAGGTATTGGAATGACTTCCCGGCGTACGCGGATGCGCCTTGTTCAACGGTTGCGGGAATCGGGCATTGAATCCGATCGGGTACTGGAAGTAATCGGGCAAATTCCCCGGCATATTTTTCTCGACGAGGCGTTATCGCACCGGGCTTATGAAGACACGGCGCTGCCGATAGGTTATAGCCAAACGCTATCACAGCCTTATATCGTTGCCCGTATGACAGAACTGCTTTTGGCTCACGAACCGATCAGGGTGTTAGAGCTAGGCACGGGGTCTGGCTACCAAACGTCGGTGCTCTCCCAGCTGTTTAAAGAAGTTTACAGTGTTGAGCGCATTCGTCCTTTGCAAGAGCGGGCTCGCGATAGGCTTCGTCAACTGAATGTACGGAACGTTATGCTCAAGCACGCCGATGGCGGGATGGGGTGGCCAGACCGAGGGCCCTTCGATGGCATTATCGTCACCGCGGCGCCAACTGATGTGCCTAAAGAATTACTGGATCAACTTGCCGATGGTGGAGTTCTGATTGCGCCAGTGGGTGAGCACGACCAAGTGTTAGTGGAAATTGTCCGCAAGGGCGATAACTTTGAGCGCCGAGAACTGGAGCCGGTAAAGTTTGTTCCCCTTTTGGGTGGAGTGGTTCGTTGA
- the rpoS gene encoding RNA polymerase sigma factor RpoS: protein MSLAQEDVIDRVAEVDELDESMLTEGKPGKAPATKPAVDKEDGLTYRGKFLASQKQLDATQLYLNEIGFSPLLTPEEEVYFARLARKGEESGRKRMIESNLRLVVKIARRYVNRGLTLLDLIEEGNLGLIRAVEKFDPERGFRFSTYATWWIRQTIERAIMNQTRTIRLPIHVVKELNLYLRAARELTQKLDHEPTAEDIAQLVDKPVKDVKRLLGLNERVASMDTPLGAGSDKSLLDTVADEGASDPSDVLQDNNMSSCLENWIDQLSDKQQEVLSRRFGLRGYPISTLEEVGQEIGLTRERVRQIQVEALRRLREILEKEGLSSNLLFE from the coding sequence ATGTCACTAGCACAAGAAGACGTCATTGATCGCGTAGCAGAAGTAGACGAGTTGGACGAGTCGATGTTGACCGAAGGTAAGCCCGGCAAAGCGCCAGCTACCAAACCGGCAGTCGATAAAGAAGATGGCCTTACTTACCGCGGGAAGTTTCTTGCTTCCCAAAAACAGCTAGACGCAACACAGCTATACCTAAACGAAATTGGTTTTTCCCCCCTACTGACTCCCGAAGAAGAAGTGTACTTCGCACGCCTGGCTCGCAAGGGTGAGGAGTCTGGTCGCAAGCGCATGATTGAAAGTAACTTGCGGTTGGTGGTTAAAATTGCCCGGCGCTATGTTAATCGTGGGCTCACGCTTCTGGATTTGATCGAAGAAGGTAACTTGGGTCTTATAAGGGCGGTTGAAAAGTTTGACCCGGAGCGTGGGTTTCGATTTTCGACCTATGCAACTTGGTGGATTCGCCAGACAATCGAACGGGCGATCATGAACCAGACCCGAACGATTCGCTTGCCCATTCACGTAGTAAAAGAGTTGAACCTTTATTTGCGTGCGGCGCGGGAGCTCACTCAAAAGCTGGACCACGAACCAACGGCTGAAGACATCGCCCAGTTAGTGGATAAGCCAGTCAAAGACGTTAAACGCCTGCTCGGACTTAACGAACGGGTGGCCTCCATGGATACGCCTCTCGGCGCCGGAAGTGACAAATCGCTTCTGGATACCGTGGCAGACGAAGGGGCGTCGGACCCCTCTGATGTATTGCAAGACAATAACATGAGCTCGTGTCTCGAGAATTGGATCGACCAGCTGAGTGACAAGCAGCAGGAAGTGTTGTCACGCCGCTTCGGTTTGCGTGGTTATCCGATCAGTACTTTGGAAGAAGTGGGCCAAGAGATCGGTTTGACACGAGAGCGTGTTCGTCAGATTCAAGTGGAAGCCCTGCGCCGTTTACGAGAAATCCTTGAAAAAGAAGGTCTTTCTAGTAACCTATTGTTTGAATAG
- the nth gene encoding endonuclease III: MNKDKRIEIFTRLRDENPNPTTELNYSSSFELLIAVILSAQATDVGVNKATDKLYPVANTPEAIYALGVEGLKEYIKTIGLFNSKAENVIKTCKILIDKHHSEVPDNRENLEALPGVGRKTANVVLNTAFRQPAMAVDTHIFRVSNRTGIAPGKTVLEVENRLLRLIPKEFLMDAHHWLILHGRYTCVARKPKCGACLIEDLCEFKQKRDYQ; encoded by the coding sequence ATGAACAAAGATAAGCGCATCGAAATTTTTACCCGGCTCAGGGACGAAAACCCTAACCCGACAACGGAGCTAAACTACAGCTCCTCCTTTGAGTTGTTGATTGCGGTTATTCTATCGGCACAGGCCACCGATGTTGGCGTGAATAAAGCCACCGACAAACTATACCCAGTGGCCAATACGCCAGAGGCGATTTACGCGCTTGGCGTTGAAGGCTTGAAGGAATATATTAAAACCATCGGCCTGTTTAACAGCAAAGCCGAAAACGTGATTAAGACCTGCAAAATCCTTATCGACAAACACCATAGCGAAGTCCCCGACAATCGTGAAAACCTCGAAGCCCTGCCCGGTGTCGGCCGAAAAACCGCTAATGTGGTTCTGAACACCGCGTTCCGGCAACCCGCGATGGCGGTAGACACCCACATTTTCCGCGTTTCCAACCGCACGGGCATCGCACCAGGTAAAACTGTACTGGAAGTTGAAAACCGATTGCTGCGGCTAATCCCCAAAGAGTTCTTGATGGATGCGCACCACTGGCTCATTCTCCACGGCCGGTACACATGTGTCGCCAGAAAACCAAAATGTGGCGCCTGTTTGATTGAAGATCTCTGTGAATTTAAACAGAAACGAGATTACCAATAA
- a CDS encoding chalcone isomerase family protein produces the protein MKKTLTTGFASLLLAGALVTPVHALEVAGVDIPDTYTAAGQELQLNGAGTRSKFFMDLYVGGLYVQNKISDGSAVINADEPQAISLHIISGMITSDRMTEATMAGFEAATDGDLSSIQSDVDQFLGVFKDEIKEGDVFELVYVPDSGVQVLKNGEQKDTVGDFEFKKALFGIWLSDEPAQKDLKAKMLGKS, from the coding sequence ATGAAGAAGACTCTTACAACAGGATTTGCCTCTTTGCTTCTGGCGGGGGCATTGGTAACCCCCGTGCACGCTCTCGAAGTGGCTGGCGTTGATATTCCGGATACCTACACCGCAGCGGGCCAGGAGCTTCAGCTGAATGGTGCAGGCACTCGTTCGAAATTTTTTATGGACCTCTATGTGGGTGGTCTATACGTTCAAAACAAAATCAGCGATGGCAGCGCGGTTATAAACGCTGACGAGCCGCAGGCCATTTCTTTGCACATTATTTCAGGCATGATTACGAGTGATCGAATGACTGAAGCAACGATGGCTGGCTTCGAAGCCGCAACCGATGGTGATCTGTCTTCTATCCAGTCCGATGTTGATCAGTTCTTGGGTGTATTCAAAGACGAAATCAAAGAGGGCGATGTTTTTGAATTGGTATACGTTCCTGACAGCGGTGTTCAGGTGCTCAAGAATGGAGAGCAGAAAGACACCGTGGGAGACTTCGAATTTAAAAAAGCGTTGTTTGGAATTTGGTTGTCAGATGAACCTGCTCAGAAAGACCTGAAAGCAAAGATGCTTGGTAAAAGCTAG
- the rsxG gene encoding electron transport complex subunit RsxG, protein MNAMMTSIRRSATGLGLFAVITGGTIALTQGITKDRIIEQAERAEAKALFEIIPENQHDNDLLKDVVALPSSAQQPNQEPVFVWVARRDGQPVGIIMPTTAPDGYSGDIRLLVGIDMNGEVLGVRVTNHRETPGLGDRIETRKSDWVYNFEGRSLKNPRPKLWNVKKNGGVFDQFTGATITPRAIVKAVQKSLIYFRKHRQDIRERLKEGSPGAPKTQRPEVIAGEFNSAEHS, encoded by the coding sequence ATGAATGCAATGATGACCTCCATTCGCCGAAGCGCTACCGGCTTGGGACTGTTTGCCGTCATTACAGGTGGGACCATCGCGCTGACCCAAGGCATTACTAAAGACCGGATTATCGAACAAGCTGAACGCGCAGAAGCCAAAGCACTGTTCGAAATCATCCCGGAAAACCAGCACGATAACGACTTACTTAAGGATGTGGTAGCGCTACCATCCAGTGCCCAGCAACCCAATCAGGAACCTGTATTTGTATGGGTCGCCCGGCGCGACGGTCAGCCGGTCGGGATTATCATGCCCACGACGGCTCCGGATGGTTACTCGGGGGATATCCGCTTACTGGTTGGCATTGATATGAATGGCGAAGTTTTGGGCGTTCGGGTCACCAATCACCGGGAAACACCGGGGCTTGGTGACCGGATAGAAACTCGCAAATCAGACTGGGTTTACAACTTCGAAGGGCGCTCCCTCAAAAATCCGCGCCCAAAACTCTGGAACGTCAAAAAGAATGGCGGCGTCTTCGATCAGTTCACCGGTGCCACCATCACGCCCCGGGCTATCGTGAAAGCCGTTCAAAAATCGCTGATCTACTTCCGGAAACACCGACAAGACATTCGGGAGCGCTTGAAGGAAGGCTCACCAGGCGCTCCTAAAACGCAGCGCCCCGAAGTCATTGCGGGTGAATTCAACTCTGCGGAGCATTCGTGA
- a CDS encoding DUF368 domain-containing protein, which produces MSDVNEHSRTHHPVGIFFRGMAMGAADIVPGVSGGTIAFITGIYFRLLEAISAAPVAFVRQLVRGDFLGFWRAIDGFFLISLLAGILTSIAGLASLITWLLDQHPILIWSFFFGLIVASVWHVGQQVKHYSTVLLVPLLAGAVFAWWVTTLPASEVDPSALAFLGAGALAICAMILPGISGSFLLLIIGMYAPVLSAIKTAAIGDLAVFMVGCLIGLLSVARLITLAFKHAHDTVLALLTGFMIGALVKVWPWQETLSWRTNSSGEKVPLTQLPVSPDTWAMLYDQEPLVGLATLMACVGLMFVVGLEIVGRRRTGAQN; this is translated from the coding sequence ATGTCCGATGTGAATGAGCATAGTCGAACCCATCATCCGGTCGGTATTTTTTTTAGAGGCATGGCGATGGGAGCTGCGGATATCGTTCCCGGTGTCTCCGGCGGGACCATCGCCTTTATCACAGGCATCTACTTTCGGTTGTTGGAGGCCATCAGTGCCGCCCCTGTCGCTTTTGTCCGACAGCTAGTCCGTGGCGATTTTTTGGGCTTCTGGCGAGCCATTGATGGCTTTTTTCTGATTTCGTTGCTGGCGGGTATCCTGACTAGCATCGCCGGCTTGGCATCGCTTATTACCTGGCTGTTAGACCAGCACCCCATTCTAATCTGGAGCTTTTTCTTCGGTTTGATTGTCGCGTCGGTTTGGCATGTTGGCCAACAGGTAAAGCATTATTCGACGGTGTTGTTGGTTCCTTTGCTCGCGGGGGCGGTTTTTGCCTGGTGGGTAACCACTTTGCCTGCCAGTGAAGTTGACCCTTCTGCATTAGCCTTTCTCGGTGCTGGGGCCCTCGCTATTTGTGCCATGATCTTGCCGGGTATTTCTGGCAGCTTTCTGTTGCTGATTATTGGTATGTATGCGCCGGTCCTTTCGGCCATAAAGACGGCTGCGATCGGCGATTTGGCTGTGTTCATGGTAGGTTGCCTGATCGGCCTGTTGTCAGTAGCTCGGCTCATCACTTTAGCTTTCAAGCACGCTCATGACACCGTGTTGGCCTTGTTAACCGGATTTATGATCGGAGCACTGGTGAAGGTTTGGCCGTGGCAGGAAACCTTGAGCTGGCGAACCAACAGTTCCGGGGAGAAGGTGCCGTTAACCCAGTTGCCTGTGAGCCCCGATACCTGGGCTATGCTTTACGATCAGGAACCGTTAGTGGGCTTGGCAACGCTGATGGCCTGTGTGGGCTTGATGTTTGTTGTAGGGCTCGAAATAGTGGGGCGTCGGCGCACTGGTGCCCAGAATTGA
- a CDS encoding electron transport complex subunit E, translating to MATKTSSEIIKDGLWTNNPALVQVLGLCPLLAVTSTVVNAIGLGLATLLVLIGSNLSVSLIRNFVGESVRLPAFVMIIASFVTCAELLMQAFTYELYQILGIFIPLIVTNCAILGRADAFASKNAPLPALLDGAMMGLGFLLVLIVLGGMRELLGQGTLFADMHLLLGPAAANWTIRPFEQYPDMLFMVLPPGAFVGLGLLIALKNGIDQRLQEKRLAAAPEQAEAGSKRVRVTGSIS from the coding sequence ATGGCCACTAAAACTTCCTCTGAGATCATCAAAGACGGCCTCTGGACCAACAACCCTGCCTTGGTTCAAGTGCTCGGGCTCTGCCCTCTTCTGGCCGTCACCAGCACGGTTGTCAACGCCATCGGCTTGGGCCTTGCAACCTTACTGGTACTGATCGGCTCTAATTTGTCGGTATCTCTGATCCGTAATTTTGTTGGCGAGTCAGTCCGCCTTCCGGCTTTCGTGATGATCATCGCCTCGTTCGTAACCTGCGCCGAATTGCTGATGCAGGCATTCACCTATGAGCTCTACCAGATTCTCGGGATATTCATTCCACTAATTGTCACCAACTGCGCCATCCTTGGCCGCGCGGATGCATTTGCCTCCAAAAACGCCCCGCTGCCCGCTCTGCTTGATGGTGCCATGATGGGGCTAGGTTTCTTGCTAGTATTGATCGTTCTCGGCGGTATGCGGGAATTGCTCGGCCAGGGTACGCTGTTTGCGGACATGCACCTGCTATTAGGGCCGGCGGCCGCAAACTGGACCATCCGCCCCTTCGAGCAATACCCTGACATGCTGTTTATGGTCCTGCCTCCGGGCGCATTCGTTGGTTTGGGGCTTCTTATTGCGCTTAAGAATGGCATTGATCAGCGCTTGCAAGAAAAGCGGCTCGCCGCAGCGCCTGAGCAAGCTGAAGCAGGCAGCAAACGGGTTCGCGTAACCGGCAGTATTTCCTAA
- a CDS encoding peptidoglycan DD-metalloendopeptidase family protein gives MPTILIFLLSAIFLSGCNTAAIYNDDRYNPPVYWGSHVVKGGETLYGIAWRYGRDYRELGDANGLRPPWNIKAGQVLRLDRKGTIRHRADSSAQSRRKPVTKPSASRTSPRKADSVKGVSKAPTVRSSRSKNSQSVANIKWRWPHAGTVIASYSTSGKVNKGIDIVGQPGDAVRAAADGSVVYAGDGLLGYGNLIIVNHNAHYLSAYAHNRKILVQEGEGVKAGQAIAELGSSGTDKPMLHFEIRKNGNPVDPSRYLPRR, from the coding sequence CTGCCGACCATTCTGATCTTTCTCCTTTCTGCGATTTTTCTTTCCGGTTGTAATACTGCTGCCATCTATAACGACGATCGTTATAACCCACCAGTTTATTGGGGAAGTCATGTAGTGAAAGGCGGTGAAACCTTGTATGGCATCGCTTGGCGCTATGGCCGGGATTATCGTGAGCTGGGGGATGCCAATGGCTTGAGGCCGCCTTGGAATATAAAAGCGGGGCAGGTGCTCAGACTGGATCGGAAGGGAACAATTAGGCACAGGGCCGATTCGTCGGCCCAGAGCCGCCGAAAGCCGGTCACGAAACCTTCGGCATCGAGAACCTCGCCGAGAAAAGCTGATTCAGTAAAGGGGGTATCTAAAGCCCCTACGGTTCGGAGTTCCAGGTCGAAAAATAGCCAGAGCGTGGCGAATATCAAGTGGCGGTGGCCGCATGCTGGCACTGTAATTGCTTCGTATTCTACGTCGGGGAAAGTCAACAAAGGCATTGATATTGTTGGCCAACCCGGGGATGCTGTTAGAGCAGCAGCAGATGGGAGTGTGGTGTATGCCGGGGACGGGTTGCTTGGTTACGGTAACCTCATTATCGTAAACCACAACGCACACTATTTGAGCGCCTACGCACACAACCGCAAGATTTTAGTGCAAGAAGGAGAGGGAGTAAAAGCAGGGCAGGCAATTGCTGAACTGGGCAGTAGCGGAACGGACAAGCCGATGTTGCATTTTGAAATTCGAAAAAATGGCAACCCGGTGGACCCCTCCCGATATCTGCCGAGACGTTAG
- the rsxD gene encoding electron transport complex subunit RsxD produces the protein MALIQQSSPHAHKARPTSRVMLWVILAVLPGLLAQTLFFGWGNLINVIWCVALAMSTEAAILKMRNKPIGFFLRDNTAAVTGLLLGLSLPQLAPWWVSGVAVITAIVVAKQLYGGLGSNPFNPAMVGYALVLVSFPVAMTTNWAQPATLWAGAPGLSETLSTIFSASQTAIDGWTMATPLDEYKHKIATHTAAEVLQHPTFGDQVARGWEWVNLAFLLGGLILIGLKIITWHVPVAFLAGVGIMSLAFGSNADQYAPLQLHLLAGGTMLGAFFIATDPVSAATSHQGKLIYGACIGILIYLIRTWGNYPDAVAFSVLLMNFAVPFIDHYTPPRTYGHHKSRRGLPSKNGAKS, from the coding sequence ATGGCATTAATCCAACAGTCTTCACCCCACGCCCACAAAGCTCGCCCAACGTCTCGCGTGATGCTTTGGGTCATTCTGGCGGTGCTTCCGGGCTTGCTCGCACAGACGTTATTCTTTGGCTGGGGTAATTTGATCAATGTTATTTGGTGTGTGGCACTTGCCATGTCGACCGAAGCAGCCATTCTCAAGATGCGCAACAAGCCGATTGGCTTTTTCCTCCGTGACAATACCGCAGCGGTAACCGGCTTGTTGCTGGGTTTGTCCCTTCCCCAGCTCGCACCTTGGTGGGTGTCGGGCGTTGCCGTGATTACCGCTATTGTCGTGGCAAAGCAGTTATACGGTGGGCTTGGTTCAAACCCGTTCAACCCAGCCATGGTGGGGTATGCCCTGGTGTTGGTGTCATTTCCGGTGGCCATGACAACAAACTGGGCCCAGCCAGCCACCCTTTGGGCTGGCGCGCCGGGGCTTAGCGAGACACTCTCGACTATTTTTTCCGCCAGCCAAACCGCTATTGATGGCTGGACCATGGCAACACCACTGGATGAGTACAAGCACAAAATAGCCACGCACACGGCCGCTGAAGTGCTTCAGCATCCTACCTTTGGTGACCAGGTCGCCCGGGGGTGGGAATGGGTTAACTTAGCCTTTCTCCTCGGCGGATTGATCCTTATCGGCTTGAAAATCATTACCTGGCACGTTCCTGTCGCCTTCCTTGCCGGCGTTGGCATTATGAGCCTCGCGTTTGGCAGCAACGCCGACCAGTACGCCCCTTTACAACTTCATCTATTAGCCGGTGGCACCATGCTCGGTGCGTTCTTCATCGCTACGGACCCCGTTTCTGCCGCCACTAGCCATCAAGGCAAGTTGATCTACGGTGCCTGCATCGGCATTCTGATCTATCTGATCCGAACTTGGGGCAACTACCCGGATGCGGTCGCCTTTAGCGTGCTCTTAATGAACTTTGCAGTGCCGTTTATCGATCATTACACACCGCCGCGCACCTATGGCCACCACAAGTCACGCAGAGGCCTGCCCAGTAAGAACGGAGCCAAGTCATGA